The genomic segment TTTACATATTTGCATAGAAAAATGTTTGACCTATTTGTGGAAATTTTATTAGCAGTCTCTGGTTAGTGAGATTTGGGAAGATTTTTCTTCTGTGCATTTTCTATTTCTCTGTAATACTTATGCATTCTGTTTGTCATGAaatgagagagaggaaagaaatggaGGCAACTGAGAGCAGTCTGAGAGCTCCAAGCTGTGAACCTCACAGGGGAGGGGTCTGAGTGTTGGTGCTCCTGCTGGCTCCCCACTGAGGTGCTTTCCAAATGCTCCTCTCTGTCCATCCCAAGGATTAAGCACTTCCTTTCCCTAGTGGAACCATTCCCTTCCAGATATGGCTATGGGCTATGGAGGGCCCACTGCCACTACCCATGGGAGTCTGACCCTGgtcctcaaaccaaaaaaaacaatttttccatcgagttgattctgactcatggagaccctataggacagagtagaactgcccgatagggttttccaggagtggctggtagattcaaactacctactttttgattagcagccgatttcttaaccacttctccaccagggctctctggTCCCCACGGGACATTCCtttcccatgctcatggaattcagtgCTGATCTGGAGCAGATCATACTTTCACACCTCATATCCCAGGTCACCAAACCTATACTAGCTAAAATGTTTACTCTGCAGTCAAAAAGTAATATCAGATAATTGTTTCAAGACAAAATAACAAAATGTTGTATCTATGGCAGGCTTGATGTCAGCACTAATATCACCTGATCTCTTCATGCAGCTGAGGTAACTAGACCAGTCATTTAAAATCTCTGACGCTCAACTTTATCAGTTGCAATGTTATACTATAATAACATTTCTTAAtggcttattatgtgccagacaatGTTCAatgtgttctattttattatttttcattcacCTGTTCTCCCGGGCAGAATCTGGCATCCTTCGGGCCATGAGCTTCAATCGTCGTGTGGCCATTTGCAACCCACTTCCTTATGCCACAGTGCTCACCAATGCTTGTGTTGTGGCTATGGGCCTGAGAACTCTCCTCCACAGATTCATCCTCATCCTGGTCTTTCCATTGCTGCTGCACAGACTGCAGATCTGTTACCCTCAGAACGTCCTTTCCCAAGTCATGTTGATATGATTAAGCTGGTGTGTACTGATGTCTCCCTCAATAGCCACTATGGGCTGTCCATTGTGTTGTTCACCTTTGGACTGCACTCTGCACTCATCCTTATATCCTATGTACTCATCCTGACATCAGTGCTAGCCATTGCCTCCCGTGAGGAGCGCCTGAAGACACTCAACACATGTGTCTCCCACATCCTAGCTGTGCTCATCTTCTATGTGCCTATGGTACGTGTGTCCATGGTGCATTGTTTTGGTAATGGCCTACGCCATGCTGTTCATATCCTCATGTCAATCCTTTACCTCTTTGTGCCTTTCATGATCAAACCCATCATCGATTCCATTAAGACCAAGGAGATACACTGCAGGCTTCTCAAGATGCACTTCAGGGTAAAGTTCTGACTTTCTGGCAGATCTAGAAGCTCTAGTGTTGGGGATATAGCCAGCCAGATCCCTAAAGCTCAACAGATCAATCCAGGGATGCTAGTGCTGTACTACAAGTTCTAGTTTCAATGATCAATCATTTAGTCTAACACATTGGGCTAACAATTTCCAGGACCATCTTGGGCCTTATCCAGAAATTAACTCATATATCAATGTCCTCTAGAGGCAGAAAAATTGTCTCCCTTCAAGAgtaaccaggagacagagagcaggACTTTCAGCTTCTGAGCGGTGACCTTCGAATTGTGCATGAGGGGACAGTGTATTCAAAATGGATGATGTTGAGAACGGCAAGAAAATTTTTGTTTAGAAATGTGCCCAGTGCCACACTGTGGAAAAGAGAGACAAGCACAAGACTGGGCCAAATCTGCATGGTTTGTTTGGGCAGAAGACCGGTCAAGGCCCTGGATTCTCTTACACGGATGCCAATAAGAGCAAAGGTATCACTTGGGGACAGGACACACTGAGGGACTATTTGGAGAATCTCAAGAAGTACATTCCAGGAGCAAAAATGATCTTCAGTGGCATTAAGAAGAAAGCACAAAGGGCAGACTTGATAGCTTatctcaagaaagctactgatgAGTAATCATTGGTCACTGCCTTATTTATTACAAAGTAGTAATGTCTcgtgatttttttttacatgcaccATATTTAAATTGATCTCATACACCAGAATTCAGATCATGAATGGCTGATAGAATATTTTTGTTGGACATTCCTGAAGTAAATAAGATTGgctgtggttaaataaatatgatcaaactttttaaatttttacagtAATTTCAGTTCAGCAAGTGTTATCATCCGTTTCTCCTTCTAAAGATATGTTTGGACTTGAGGCTAGATTGAGTTAGTAATGTTCAGTTTTTCACAAAGATGGTAAAAGGCATCTCACAACCTATAGgagattgattttatatttagatttgTATAACTGGTTATATGGATATATTTAATAGTGGGGAAATTTCTTCACTGTCTCATGGAACAGAGCAAGGCTTCTCTGTGTTTCAGTTTGTATCCATCAGTCTGTTTGAATGCAAGGGCTGGAGATAGGGAAGCAACAGCCACTTTATTTTTTTGCTCTTAACTGTGTTAATCTAATTAAAATTCCCTATATCTAAAATGCTCCCTTTTAATTAACAAAAAGGCATTTCAGTGTGGTTTGTTTATGATATCAAATAAAGACTatttcaaaaaagtaaataaagactaaaaaaaaaaaaaaaagaattaccagGAGAATATCAAGGGTCACTACAGTGTGGGACTATTCTCTGGAGGAACTGGGGACTAGCTTCAGGACACTTGGTGATATGTCTGGGACTTTTGGTTATTGGCCTAGCAACTCCGAAAAAGGCTGAGGGACAGGTGGAGAAATTATGCACTAGGTGTCACAACATTATCAACATGCACGTTGACCTTGGGTGGTTGATTCCTGATGTTTCCAGGACCCATGGTCCTTGCAATTATGGTGTGTGAAAAGTTGGGACGTTTTGGAATTTGACAGCTATGATATTTAGGTAGTTGGGATTAGATTCTAGGATTACTGGTTATGTTCTTTTCACATGGGGGGCCTAAGATACCTGCTCATGTCCACTGAAAATGCCTTTTGTGTATATCTCTTTTGTGACTCTTCCCTCTATCTGTCATTATTGCCATTAAGTCCATACAtatctgctttcttctggtggaCTGTTAGTTCCCAAAGACAGAAGTCTTGCCTTTTTCCACCTTGTCCATTGACATCAGACCTGCCATAGGCCTTCCACCCAGATAATGTTTAATGATAGTAGAATAATTATAAaagaataattgaaaaaaaatggataaataagagaagaaaaatgaatgaacatATGAACGACTAATGACTCCTAAAATCAGAGTTTCATCTTAAGAAATTTTCTTTCCTCTCCCTTTGTTCCCCATAATGCCCCCACTCCGTTACTCAGTTCCTACGGGGGAAGCTATGAAATCCTGAATAAGTGGACTGAACTTCTCTAGGTCTTAATTCCCTCATCTGTAACTTATCTACCTCAAATGCTTATtcagaagagtgaagaaaatagGCAGTTCTAAGTTAAATAATAATACATAAAGGTGGCTTACTTATTACGTTATTTTATTCATCAAGGATAAACACAGAATTATATGTTTAAGTTCAAAATGTCAATTGCATAGGCCATAGTCTAAAGAAAGATTTTGAGATTTTCTTGAATTTTAAGTAGAACTGCTCACTCCCTGCTTTATGTTCCCAGTGTACTTGGAAAGTGCTTTAACGAGGTCAGTTGCTTTGGTTAATTTGTCTCCTCTACTAGGCTTTGCTCAgggccttgatggtgcagtggttaagacctaagATGTGCTAgggttgctaaacaaaagttcggcagttcaaatccaccagccactacttggagaccccatggggcagttctactctctcttacagggtcgctatgagcctgaattgacacgatggcaatgAGATATATTTTTCAGTTACTAGGCTTTAAGAAACTCATGGGCAGGAGGCATATCTTGTTTCTCTTTGTTCCCTTCAGGTCCTAACACAGAGCCTGATATATACAGGcataaacacaaaaataatagAAGAATGAATTAATAAAAGATCATATTTGCATAAATTTACATCTTAGCTGTCTCTTTCACTTGGAAGAACTAGCAGAAATCATATCCTAAAATATTTTACTCTAAAATAGATCACAATTTTAGTTAAGAACAATTTTTACatgaggattttgtttttgatCATAGTCTCAGTCATGTGTGCATTACGGATATGACTCCAGTGAATaaaaaatggtttgtgcttgacagTTTCAAACATGCCACAAACGGACATTACACATTCACAGTGCTTgcaccctatgtactacagagaGTCTACCCGTAGCACAGAGCGTACCAATAGCACAGTGTGTACCCatagcaaattaaaaaaacaaatagtaCCATGCCCGGTGTTTAAGAGATGCTTAAATAATCGTTTTTGAATGGATGTTGCTGTTTAATAATTTTGGCTCTGTCACAAACATGACTTATAATGAAGTTATTGCCATAATAATAAGGGAAAATGATGCTTTCAATGGCAGTACCTTTGTTTGCTTCTTGAAACGTAAAGAATTTTGTAGCAATGATCTATTTAGGTATTGTGAAAAGCTGACTAGCAACATTTAAGCTAATATTTTCCATGTCACGTTCTATAAGCAAGGAGTCTCAGAATCCTTCCTTCGGCCTCAAAAATCAGCTCAGTCTAGATGAGGCTCAGCAAACATTTGCTCTTGACAGTTGTCTTCAGCCCAGCAAACAGAGTTTATGGCTCTGTCTAGATCTATAATTCGCCAATCTGGAGATGTAACTCAGACTTTTCCCTAGTTCATTGATGATGACTGTGAGTCTAGAACCCCTCTGTGATAACAGCTGTAGTCTCACCATCACAGACTCTGGATATCAAGTCCAACAGCTATGTATGCGCTGAGGTCATTGGCTTCTTCAGCCTCTTCCTGTGATTCATGTCCACTCTTAAGGCAGTCTTAGGTTTCATTGCTCATTCTTCTAGAGCTGTACCATAAATTTCAGCTTTCTTTTTAGGCAAAGCTAGGGCTATCCACCTTTTGCTCTGACCTGGAATAGTTTTGGAAGCAGGTCCGAGGGTCATACAGTCTGTGTTTTTGTTTGAACTTCTGAAGACAAATGCTGAGACATTTACTCTGTGGAACAAAAGGATAAAGCATTTCCCAAGTTGGTGGTGGTATATGGAGAAACTCCAAAAGCTTTGAGGAGTAGAAGGTGTAGGCAGCACTACTGGTTGGAATCTGGGTCTGATGTGGAGTTGTTTGGTCTCTTGAACTTCTTGGTACAGATCTACACAGTTGTGAAGCCTCAATTCAGGTCCTCCAACTCCGTCTGTGCCTCTCTCCCTCAGGTTTCACACAACACACCTCGCACCGTGCCACAGTGCCACACATTCAACTCAATGTCAGGAAGGGTTCTAACTTGGACCCTCACAGACATGTCTTAAGGGACTCCCTCTTATTCTTCTACTTCTAGCAAATCCAAGAATGGGTATGGAAAAATCAGGATCAGATCTGAATTAGTGATTCAAGCACACTGTCCTTCCCTGCTTCGTAGGGTCTGTCTTATAACTGAGAAAAAGCCCATGATTTGTCCCTTGATAACAATGTGATTGTATTTCTATCCCAAGATGGAAAATATCAGTTTAGAAGAGGATCATAACAGTCATCTAGTATCTTTTTATAGATTAGTATTCCAAAGTAAACTATGCACCCTTGAGAGTGTCTAGTACAGTGTATACCATTTAAAAGCTTCTCTACAAACAGTTGAGGAAAAGGAGAGGAAAGCAATGttgcatcaaaatgaaaaacattgtATCCTAATAAAAATATCTTCCTTCAATAAAGCGTGATGGAAAAAAGAACTTCAACAAACAAACGTAGATGATGAAACAATGGAGGACATGTGATCCTGGAAACAGGGTCCAACCCAGGACTGTAGTTATGTCAATGGCCTTGATGACAGCTGTAGAATACTTTGGGGAAGAAACTGATCCAGATTGAAGCAAGAGAACAGAGGGTTCCAGGGGAGGTtgccaaggaaaatgaaaagcaTTTAATAGAATAGTAATGTGATCCAGAAGATAGATAGACTTTGACGGAATAATAAACCAGGTCAATATTAATCAGCCCAAATAGTAATGGAAACTCAACAATGGTCACAGATGCTTGCCTGTTTCTTATTTCATATTGTCTCTCTTTCAAAGCTCTCATTACTCCAACATCTTATTCCCAGCTGATGATCTTActtcctacttctgaaaaatgtcaATGTGGATTACACATGAATTCTCAAGTCTTCATCACTAAGCCTTTGCTTATCTTCTTTCCCTATTTATAACATTTGTGTAAATCTTTCTTCTCCAAATTATTTGGCCCCACAAATGAGACTGCATAATCTGCCCAGATTACTTTTATAGATTAATTTCTCACGAACTTCCAACTCACTCTTAAAACTGTAACTATCCATCTCCCTTGTTTTACCCACATTCTCCTCCTCCAGCATTCTTTTTCAAGCCTTTTTAACTGtacttatgttttcatttttcccgGAAGCAGTCCTTTTTTCTTTGCCTATCCTCTCTCTTCCACCTGGCATTCATTGTATTATTTCTTACTGCTGCTACAAGGGATTACCACAAATTCATCAGCTTCAAATAACACAAATCTATTATCTCACCATTTATGCAGGTCAGAAATTAAGGTGGGCTTGACTAGGTGCTCCATTAAAATCTCTCAatgctgaaatcaaggtgtcagcagtgaGGCATCCCTTACGGAAGCCTCTGAGGAAGAATCAGCTTCCAAGAGTATTCAGGTTGTTGGTTGAATTCAGCTCTTTGTGGTTTCTATTTCCTTGCAGGCTATTAGTCAGGGACAGGTCTTTGCTTTCTAAGGCTGCCCACATTACTTCTGATGCTTTTCATTTGACATCCTCCAGCAGTGGGGGGCTGAGTGCCTCTCAGGCTTTAAGCACTCTGACTTCTCTGTCCTCACATTTCTCTGGCTCCAGCTTGAGTAAGTTCTGTGCCTTTAAATGCTCCTGTGATTAGATTGGGTACATCTgggtttaaaaacaaacaaacaaatctctatTCTAAGGCCCATAATCTCAGTTACATCCAGCTTTTGGGCATGGACATCTTTGGAAGaatatttctgatcatttctTTGACAGTCAGGAGAAATATCGCATGCTCCAGGAAATCTCTGACTGTCCTGGATTTTGCAAATTCCCCTGCTTTGTTTTCCCCCAGAATCTTCTTGTATCACCATACTCACTGCATTAGGGGCCTCCCAAATTAGTCTATGGATTCATATACTTATTCATCCGTACACTGTCATGACTAAAATAGTGTCTAACATTGAATGCATGCCTCTATTTATAGTTACTCGTGTTAACATAAACCTTATATCATACACTTTGAAGGTAGGGATTATGACTTAGTCTTAAATGAAAAGCctattactttatttattttttctgatggaagaacttaaaaagaaaagcttATGACACAGAAATAATGGGTCAAATTGCTGATCAATCCACGTTGATTAATCAAACTCAGTAATTTCCTGATCtttttctgtgaggattaatgtgACCTTGAGAAGAAGATCAAGGAGTGTATTAGGTGACATACTCAATCCTTTGATCTGACTTACCTCTGAGTGGTATTGCTGAAAACCCACTACTTTTTCATCCTGCTTAGTCACAGGCAAACTTTCCATATCAGAGAGACTTTTTCTAAAACAGACTTCTTTCACTTCCTTTCTCATTTGGTTCAAGTGTTAGTCTCCAGTTACCAATCACTGTAGCTGCTAGGATTTTGCAGGCGAAATGAGCTGTTCCATCTATTCTAACAATTTATTACCATTGGTGCTGTTATGTTTTGATCTATATCCATTCCCAATTGTTTAACTCTCAGGATCCAATGTTTAAGAGTTAAACATAACCACTAACATCCGTTAAGTGCTATGTGGTGGCCTGTAAGCTACACACTTTccatgccttatttcatttaattgcCTCAATTTTCCTATGATGTAAGGATAACCATTACTTATTTTTCAGGGAAAAAATGAAGCTCTATATCAGTTAGAAACTTCTCCAAGGCATGTAGTGACACCTGGATTCAAACTAAGGTCCATCTGGCTCCAAGTTTTATCAGCTAAACCCTATTATCTGTCTATATTGTCTCTCAAGTGGGTGTTCAATAAACACCTGTGGAGAAGGCAGCACACTGCTGTGTCCTCAACACCTTTTTAATCAAGACAAGTATGTTCTGTAATCTGACCTATAATTACCCTAGCTTTATGAATATCCACAATATACCAGTGCTACTTCTTTACTTATCATGTTAGGGCCTTGTTCACATATGACTCAAGTTGGAATTTTACATGTTCTAATAAATTTGAATGCTAGAATTAATTTTATGGGGTCTGATCACTCTTTAGGAGATTCAgcatttttttgtgtatgtgtggctATTGATATGGTAACAAAATGGAAAAGCCAGGGCACTGAGTTAGAAGACCTAGATTTAAATGTCATTCTGCCACTAATGACCACTGAAAGTTTGAGATGTCCCTTTCCCTTTCTAGGCTTTAGTTACCTCTTCTGTAAAATACAACATTCTCCCAGGTCTCTTCTGGTTCTGACCATCCCTGCTACTTTGATACTCCTGGGAGTGAGGATATGCCCAGGCTCAGAAGCTTGGAGCATCTCTGTATTCCCAGCAGTCCATGAGCACATGAGGTTAAATAAGCTCAAGGGATTTCTTGAAGATAGCCTTATATTGCCCAGGCTGGGAAGCTGACCAAGGTAACTTTTGGCTATGGGCAGGATGTACAGTGCCCCAGGgcttatctccctccctctgagcTTTCCCTGAATAAGGCTGTCTCAGGTAGGTAAGCTGGTATGTCAGGCTCTAATGTACTCTGTCTTTAGGTTCTAAATCCTGAATGCTGTCATATGACAATCCTAAGGGGGAAAGACTGACCTTAGTCTGAGTTGATTTTTCCCTCTACTTGCATGCTCTCACCTTCTTTCACTCCCAGGCTATATTACCTATCAGTTGCTCTTCCTCTCTGAAATCCTATTATACTTTCTGCTTAAGAATTACTTTCTCCAAAGAGGTACCTTGTCAGGTTACACTTTACAATAGATGCCTTGGTGTAAGAAAGCACTTCCAACGTTTTCTCAGAATCATTTGCAATGAGACGATGAGagggtatattaaaaaaaaaaaaaaaaaaaagaccctggtTATTTAGAAGCTACTTGGAAGGCCCTACTTAATGCTAAAAGACTCCAAATCAGAGGTATCTGAACACTGCTTAtatagggaaacagaaagtgaagTAAAAGCTTATGGGTAGAGAAATAAAGGAGTCCTAAGAATttggaatggagaaaaaaaattcattctggGAAGGAGGGATAGGGGAGTCCTGAGTGGAGATGGAGGAGCAAAGACTGATGAAATGCTAAACATGAAGGTATAGAGCTGGCTCTAGTATTTACATTTGCAAAGTCCTTGGTCCTAAGAATTTTTATGACTCTCCTCTTTGGGCGTTCAAAGCCTCATTAGGAAAGTTAACAGCAAATGGAACCAACCTAGAAAGGATTAGTGACTTAGAGAGCCCCTTTTCTGTTCAAGACCTTGCTCTGACCACATTAGGTAtctcatgattctcagtggtctggaaATTATTATATAAAGATGTAGttgggcagttatgtaataatgtaatttggcagttttgtaatgatgtaatttggcagctatgtaatgactTAGTcgtcttctattttgtgatctgttgtggtCATTCTCCATTTCTGTATAATGTCGATTTTTTCCATTAATAACCTAGTCTTTGGAACTTAACTGTGCTGacaagtgaggagtaggtatatttttttctgaaaaaagtTATTAGGAAGTGAATTAGCAGCAAATTAAGTTTTTTGGGTAGCAGTTTGTTGCCATGAGCTAAATGGACAGAGgaatgaaaagacaaaaacaaaacagctgTTTTGcagtcagctcccactcatggtgatctcatgtatgttagagtagaactgtgctctacgggattttcaatggctaagtgTTCAGAAGTTGATCGCCAGATGTTTCTTTGtggcacctcagggtggacttgagcttttagattagcagttgagtgagttaaccatttgcatcacccaaggaatccagaaaaatgaaaaggtgGATGGAATTTGGAAGTGAATGCaaattgatggcacacaacaacaatagtgtGTCTTAATGTCTGAAAAATTACCTCTCTGTTTTTGAAGGGATATCTTTCTGGATGAAAAGTTGGAAAAATTGAGAGACTACTGAGAAATAACAAAGCTGGGGAGTCACAATAAGGTAGTGAATTCTCAGTAGCCTGAGAAagtaaatgaaggaaaaattcacTGTTCAGTGAATAACTGTTTGGAGTATGTGGAGAGGTTACATCCTAGCTGAGGAAGTAGTGATCAGGAGAATTTTATCTTAAGTATTAAACCAAGTAATACCTATGGATTGATTAAAAAGAGTTTCATACCTTTGAAGGTGAGGAAGAGTATGATAAAAATAGACACAGTCATAAAGGAAGGCAAAGTGACCTGTCTAGCCAGCTGAATAAGTTGAGAAAACTTACATGATTCCAGAAATCTTGGTGTTAGTAAAGGGCAAGAATGAGTGACTTACAGAAtaaaattgatttatttttataaagtgaGAAACTGAATGACATAATATGGTCTTAAGATATCAGGCAGAGGCCGTGGATGATATTTTATATTTGTCTTCTTTACAGGATAGTGGTCCTAGAATCTAAGCAGGAGTCCCATCATGGAAGATAACCTCCACAACAGCTCAGGGTTGCCTCCTTTCACACTGATGGGGCTCCCAGGGCTGGAGACCTCCCAACACTGGCTGTTTCTGCTGCTTGGTGTGCTCTACACTGTGTCCATTGTGGGCAATGCCCTTATTCTCTTCATTATCAAGGAGGAACAGAGCTTGCATCAGCCTATGTACTATTTCCTGTCCCTGCTATCAGTCAATGACCTAGGTGTGTCCTTTTCCACACTGCCCACTGTGCTGACCACATTTTGCTTCCACTTAAAGGAGATTAGCTTTGATTCTTGTATGGCTCAAATGTTCTTTATCCACTTCTTCTCCTTCACGGAGTCTGGGATCCTACTGGCCATGAGCTTTgactgctatgtggccatctgtaacccaCTGTGGTATGCCACAGTGCTCACTGATGCCCAAGTGTTGCGCATGGGCATGTCTGTTATCATCCGCAGTTTCTGCATGGTTTTCCCACTCCCTTTCCTTTTGAAGAGGCTGCTCTTCTGCAAGGCCAATGTACTCTCCCACGCCTACTGTTTGCACCCAGACTTGATCCACCTGCCCTGTGGTGACATCACCATCAACAATATCTTTGGCCTATTCATTGTCATCTCTACCTTTGGCCTGGACTCTGCACTCATTCTCCTCTCCTATGTTCTCATACTAAGTTCTGTGCTGGCCATTGCCTCCCGGGAGGAGAGGTTAAAGACACTCAACACATGTGTGTCACACATTTGTGCTGTGCTCACATTTTACGTGCCAATGATTGGTGTATCCATTGTTGCTCGCTATGGGAGGCATGCACCAAAGTATGTGCACACACTGTTGTCTCTGATCTACCTCTTCGTGCCTCCAATGCTCAACCCTGTCATATATTCCATCAAAACCAAAGAGATTCGCATAGGACTTCACAAAACACTATTGGCAACCAAGTTTTGAGCAGAAGGGGACATGTTGAAAGGCCACGAGCCAATGGATACTTACTACTCACATTTGAATTTCCAAGATCTGCTTTGACAAGgatttttaaacttaattttgAATATTGACCCACTATTAGGATtcctcgagggcactgggtttttttttgggggggggggttattaGGATTCCTGTCAGCAAATGTATGGTGACAGTCTTGCAGTAGTTAAGTCCCAAGCCAACAGATTTCAGAAAGGTTAAATGGTTCAGGATCGGGGGGGGGGctttgtttccctcttttttaattaaaaaataaaccttcTGATAATCTGTCCCTAATTTTTGCCACAATATATTTCACTTATCTTGTTTAAAGTAAATCATCACATAGAAAATTACTTATTAGTATAGAAACACTGTATTAAtgggaaaaaattattttcccaatGATTGTGTCAAAGGATTATTAGTTAAAATTGCGTATatatgaacatatatatataataattatgTTCAGCAAGATTTATTTCATGTAACGTATGTCATTTACCTGGTCTTTAAAATGAGATAAATGTAATTGC from the Loxodonta africana isolate mLoxAfr1 chromosome 7, mLoxAfr1.hap2, whole genome shotgun sequence genome contains:
- the LOC135232003 gene encoding olfactory receptor 51I2-like, with protein sequence MEDNLHNSSGLPPFTLMGLPGLETSQHWLFLLLGVLYTVSIVGNALILFIIKEEQSLHQPMYYFLSLLSVNDLGVSFSTLPTVLTTFCFHLKEISFDSCMAQMFFIHFFSFTESGILLAMSFDCYVAICNPLWYATVLTDAQVLRMGMSVIIRSFCMVFPLPFLLKRLLFCKANVLSHAYCLHPDLIHLPCGDITINNIFGLFIVISTFGLDSALILLSYVLILSSVLAIASREERLKTLNTCVSHICAVLTFYVPMIGVSIVARYGRHAPKYVHTLLSLIYLFVPPMLNPVIYSIKTKEIRIGLHKTLLATKF